The genomic region ACCCCAATATTTCATTTAATGTTTCCATATAGAACCTTTATTATTTTGATAGTCTGTTTGCTTTTTGTGCTTGAGTTCTAAAATTATAGGTAGAATATTTAATAAAATCGATAAAGATACTAAAACCCAAAATGCGATGCTCATGGTAGGTACGACATCGGATAAAGCAGTCCAATCCTCGACGTTAACCCAGTTAGATACCATGCTGTAACTGGCAGTCAAGGTTAATATCGTAAATGATAAACCGATTATAGAGATAAAGATTTATAAATGTCGCTAATACAGTAATAACACCAAATAGTAACCACCTATAAACAACCTCCAATTTTTTTGTTTTCTTTTAATTATTATAGCGCAAATAACTTTTAATCTCGTACCTTTAAAGAGAGCTGAATCGGATTTGTATAGATTTATTTATATACAAAAAAAATAGTACAGAATTCACTCTATACTAGTCGTGTCGTTCCTTGTATCGTTTTTCTATTAATCAACTTTAGTGATAGGAATCATTATATCTAAAATATTTTTGGCCTTGTAATGTTCAATCATAGGAAGTGACCATTCAATCGATTCTTCATAGTTACGAATCAAAAAATCATATGCTGGTCCTATTTTTTCATACAGTTCCGGTGGATTAAATTTGAGCCGTAATCGAATGTAGACTCCGCCTTCAAAATCAAATTGCTTCAATCCGAAATTCTCTCCGTTATCTTCATCCAAAACAAGCGAACAGACGCGATAAATGTTACTGTTACTATAGTCGAATCCATACATTTTACGTCCTGTTAAGGAAGGAAAGTGCTCTTCAAATTTCGGTCAAGCATTTTTTTGGTTCTTGATATCATTTGACACTTCCATGTAAAGAAGTTTCATACTTTTTACCACAATCTTTTGAACAATACCTAACTCTGTTTGTACTGTTTTATCCATTCTTTTTACTCCTTTTTATCTAAGATATAACGATTTAATAAGAGATATTCTTATGTGGCAACGCAACTTGGATATGGAAAATATTTTCATTTACACTTGCTTGGACCGTTCCATCCATTGATTCAACGAATTTTTTATACATTTTTATTAGAGAGAAGTAGGGTCATTTTTTTGACAAAAACTTATTATTGATTAAAAAAAGATAGATAATCTATTAACGATATGTAAGTTGTATCATTACTGATATCTTGATAATAAGGAACACTTTTCTCATTAAACAGAACCTGGTATAGATGTAAATTTATCGTTTGATCAGAGATATTCTGAATGGAATGAGCTGCATTTTCCATAGAAAATTTGAGGTGTGCTGGGGTTAGCGTTCCAATGGGGATTTCTTTTATATCTACCAATCCGCGTATTACTTCTGTTACTGGCTTTTTTTATCAACTACAACAATATTATCCTGGTATTTTTTTATCAACTCTTCAATGTCCATTTTTTAAGCTCCTTTAGTCGAGCGTTAACTTATTATTCAACTAACTACTTTATTTTACTTCGTGAAGTATCTCCTCAACAGATATTTTGTATAGTTTTGCGAGAGATATTAAGTTAGATGTACTAGGGTCAGATGTCCCATTTTCCCATTTAGATACCGCTTGTCTACTGACACCAATTGTTTCCGCAACAAATTGCTGGGTCATCTTGCAATCTTCTCTTTGTTGTTTTAAGACTTCACCTAATGATTTTTTGAATGTTCCTTTTTCTTCTCTTACCTCTTTTGATTTGGTATATCGAATTAATGCTTTTATAAGAAAAATACCTGTAACGATTATTGTTGTGATCGCTACTAATCCGATTAATAATACGCCACCAAAAATAAGAATACCTAATAAATCTAATTTCATATACCCCTCTGCTTTCTTTTCTATATAATAGCAATTATTAATGGTTGTCACCACCTACTATCACGCAACTTTCAGTTGCAATACGGTTACTACGCCTTCTTTTCGCATAATTCTATTCATTCATCAAAAAAAAGTCTCACTAACTTTCTCGCGAGACTCTTTTTTTTAGTTTGTTCTTTGTAAATTACTGTTTTTTTAATTTTTCTTTATATTCTTCAAGTTTTGTTGCTTCTTCGCCACTTAATACAGGTAATTTCGGATTTAATTCTGATAAGGTTTGACTAAAAATTTCCGCTATCACGAGGCGCGTAAACCAAGGATCATCTGCAGGAATAACATACCAAGGCGCATATCCAGTTGATGTTTCTTTTATGGCCTCATCATATGCATGATAAAAATCTTCCCATTTATCACGGTCATCCACATCACTAAAAGAAAACTCCCAGTTCCTATTAGGGTTGTTCATGCGTTCTAGTAGTCGTTTTTTTTGAACATTCTTATTCACATTTAAATAAAATTTCAGAACAACAAACCCATTTTCAGTTAAATAGCGTTCATATTCGTTGAGGTGCCGGTAACGTCGTTTCCAAACCGGCCCTTCTTTCCACTTATCAGGCATGGGTTCATTTTGATAGCTGCCATGTACACGACTACCTAATACTTCTTCATAATATGAACGATTTAGAATCGCTATCTCGCCACGTTTAGGGAGCGTTTCATGATGACGCCACAAATAATCACGTTTTAGTTCTTTATCACTTGGTTCTCCCGGCTCGGATTCGCGGAGCCCTTGCACAGAAAGGTTAGAAAAAACGGTGGTTACTGCTTCATCTTTTCCTGCTGCGTCCATTGCCTGTAATATCACAACAATTCCTGATTTTGCTTCTGCGAACAGACGCGTTTGTTGGTCACGTAAGGTTGAAATAACTTCTTCGAATAACGCTTCTTTAACTTCTTCTGTTGAATATGAAGCGGCATCTGGATGCGCTGTCGCGTACTCAGAAAGCTTTTTTTCTGGGGATGCTAAAAAATCATGGCGGTTTATAGTCATCTTTATTCTCCTTTTTTCAGCGGATTGAAATTATGGCGCATGAAAGTTATATCCTTGTCAATTACCTTCAGTTCATTACTTTAATAATCAGCGTAAGCGATATCAATTTAAAATTTTATCTCAACAGTAAATTCTATAAAAAATCCCCCTACGCATCCGATTTATTAAAAAGCAGACGTGTAGGGGGAGGTTTAATAAGAAACGCTTATCCGTTTTGATCCGTATCTTCTATAACATGACCATCGCGTTCGATATCAATTTCTTCTTTTGCAACCGTATCGGTTACTTGTTTATTTTCTGTTACTTTTTCTTTTTTAATCGCTACTTCTTCAACCACTTCTGTTCGTTTTTTGACATCCAGTTGTTCTTCTGTCACTGGAATGACTAATTCTTCTGTGCCATCATTTGCCAAGAGCGGTTCTGTTGTTTCAACTTGTTCTTGATCCGTTACAGGACGACGTTCAATGATGACTTCATCATGTGACACGGGAACGTTTTTAGTTTCCGTTTCTTCAACGACACGTTTTTCAATGGTAACTTCACCCGTTTGAACTTTATTTTTATCAACATCCAATTTTTCTTCCTTTAATTGAATGGTGTCGTCAACAGTATCTCGGTACCCTTCAGCAGCTGTGTTTGTATGCACTCCGCCTGTTACACTCGCGTCTTCGTCAACTAACACAATGATGTTCCCTTGAGCGATATCATCGCGATACGCATAAAGGGGGTCACGATCAGCGTCGTAATTAGGTTGCGTACGTGGATCTGTTTCGTTTTCATCAAGTGTAAACGCATCTTTTATTTTTTCCCACATTGAGCGTTCATTCTCGTTTCCGGTGTTTTCACGCAACTCACTTTGCGAACTCACTTCTGCTTCCATTGAATACGAAGGAATTGCGCTACGAACTGCTTCGTTTGCCACCACGTAAATATTCGAACGTGCGTACCCTTTATCTCTTAAGCGTTGAACCGCATCAACCGCGTCCTCTACGCGTACATAACTACCTTCTACTCGTTTGTTATTCAAAATAAAACGCCTCCTCTAAAGTTTCAGTTAGATTACTAACTGTGTGTCTATACCAAGTATAACGTTATTAATTAATTGATACCAATAAAACGCCTTATACCTTTTTTCTTCGAGAACGTTAGCTATAAAAAATTTAATACGGAAAAATATTACATCTAGCCTCTTATCGGTGAACATATTTATTTTTTTTCAAACAGTTCATGGTTATCTCTTTTAAAAGTTGTTAGCATTAAGAGTACTATTGTAATTCTAGATATATATTTTCTTTCACTTATTTCTAAAAATACTCCTTAGATGTAGATATAGTTATTATTTTTATTCTAATATGTCCCAACCATTTTCCATTGCAATTTCTCTTAATCCCTTATCAGGATTTACCGCAACAGGTGTTCCTGTTAATTTCAAGATATCATAGTCATAAAAGCTATCGCCATAAGCACAACTGTTTTGCCAATCAATGTTTTTATCCTTGAATCGATCAAGTACAGCAATTGGTTTATTCTTACCGGTTGTCACGAAGAGCTCCGAATTAAAATCATACGTGCCATCTTCTAGAAAATGAAGTTTTGTACCAATAATGGTATCAATAGAGATGTACTGCGCAACTTCATTTAGTAAGAGAGTATTTGCACCCGAACACAGAACAATGTGGTAATCATCTGCTTTTCGTTCTTCAATACTTGCAACAACCATTGGATTAAAAGATTTCGCAAGCTCTGAAGCGCTCGCAGCGAAAAAATTAATAATTTCTTCTTCTTTCATTTCTTCAAAAAGGAGCATAAAGTTCTTAGCGGCGGTCTCTCTGTATTTTTCTTTATCAAATGAGGCATCTATTTTTGAAACATATTTTGCTGTTGCTCCCAACATTTTTAAATAGAATTTGCCTAATTTACGGTAAGAATAATTGTTTTTTCTATAAAAGGCAATTAAAAAAGGAATGGTTTCTTCCTTACACAAGGTTCCGTCAAAGTCATATATCGCTAGTTTCATATGTCCTCCTGATTATTTTTTGACATAAAAGACACCCAAACGCACGCATAAAGCGTGCTGTTTGGGTGTCCATAGTAATCCCCTTATTCTTTATAATTTCGGGAATTGATTAAGGTGAAAAACTTAATAGCATATAGTGCACAGATTCCGACAATAACATAAACTATTTTAGAACCGATAGCCGTTTGTCCACCAAATATCGTAGCAACTAAGTCGAATTCGAATAGTCCCACTAAGAGCCAGTTAACGCCGCCAACAATTAAAAGGGTTAAAACAATATTATCTAGTGTCTTCATAATAATGCTCCTTCCTTTGGGTTTTCCAAGGTAATTTCCACAATGGTATTGGTTACTTTAACGTGAGTCTAGAAGTTTTGCGGTGTGACCAATAGTATGATTACCTACTTGTTTAGGTAACCTGAATACTCACCTAAACATTAGCACTTAAGAAGAGTACTGTCAAAGTAAGTGCTATATTAATATATTGTTTGGTCATTCTTTAAAAAGAAAGTATCTGTTTGTCCGCATCCAATTGTACCTCTTGCCCAAGAGGAAAGGTAAAAATTGGTTGTGTATGTCCAAAATTGACATTATAAAGAACAGGAATTTCTTTTAAGATTGGATATTTCTCTAAAATATGTAGTAAAAGAACTTCTGTCATTCCAGTTTCTTTTGGAAATCTGCCAACAATAAGGCCTTTAGGGTTTGTTGCGACTTGGAGTAAAGAAGATAGGTCACTTGCAAAATCTTGGTAAGAATGTTCCTCAGCTGATTCTACAAACCACAGTTTTTGATCCATATCATGCTGAAATGGCGTTCCCTGAATACGGATAAATGTATTTAAATTACCGCCACAACTCAGTGCTTTCGTTTTTCCACCCGTATAAGTTTTCCAGGTATTCATTCGCAGATTTCGAGGTCTATCGGGTAAAAACCATAAGTCATCACTGTAGTGGGTTGAAGAAGAAATAGTCACTGCATCACCCGAAGCGCATGCTTTCAAAAAAGAATCTGTTTGATAATCTTGTAAATCATTCATTTTAAAGCTGGAATAGTGTGGCCCTATATAAGTAACGAGGCCTGTTTTTGAAGTAATGGCATTATTTAAAGCGGTAATATCACTATAACCACAAATAATTTTTGGATTCTTCTTGATCAATTGGTAATCAATATATGGCAGTAGTTCATTAGAGTTAAATCCACCAATCGATGTTAGAATTGCTTTGACTTCTTTATTTGCAAACGCCTCATGAAGATCTTCCAATCGCTCTTTAATTGAAGACGAACCGATAGCATCTTGCGCCTCGATATTTTTACTGAAAGTCACCTTATAGCCTAACTCCTCCAGATTCTTTCTGGCTGCTTCGTTTTCATTCACTCCACCAATACGCGCAATATTACTGGAGGGTGATAAAATGCGAATGGTATCTCCCGGCTGTAAACGATTGGGTATAATCATAGAAGCCTCTCCTTTTCTTAAAATTTATATGTCCCGCTACAGTTGACTGAAATAAATATGTAATTGAAGTATGCCATACACTGTTACTTAAAAACAAAAAAATAAAAAATAATAAGTATTATCCCTATTAAAATTAAATCAAATATCAATTGACTAATCGTGAGTACATATGCTTTCCGATTTTCTGCATATTTCCATTCCATAAATGCTCTCGTTAATTCAGGAATCGCTATAGATAAAAGTGATACCTTAAGAGGAAGGGTTCTCCAAAAGAAATCATCTTTATAAGGATCATTAAATGTATAAAAAAGATATATTATCAAAATAATTACTAAAACAATTCGAAGTACCCAATCAATTTTCATATGAGTTTTATTCACGTAATCATAAGAAAGTATTTTTCGTTTTTCTACTTTTAAAAATTTGCTCATTATAGAATTGAAAATAAAGGATAACAGAAGCATGCCTACAATTAATATTAACAAGTGTCTTGTCTGGAATACATTCTCCACTTAGTTCCCCCCTTCTATAACTTAAAATCGCAGTAAACTTACACAGGCAATTATAATTTTAACAACTATTCTAAAGAAACGGAGTGCCCACTGCATAACTGTCGCTACAATACTTTTCGCATATGTCCATCCTTTTTGACTTCTGCACCCGTTTAACTCTACGCTTATTATGGCAAATAAACATAGCCTCTTGCAAAGATTTCCTTTATATAGATATTTAAACTAATTTATTAGATTAGAATAAAAAACAGACAGAGATGAGATACCATCTCATTTCTGTCTGTTTGCTTAATTAATTAGTCATATTCATGGTATTCATCTGGGTGCTGACCTTCAACACGGCCTTCTTCTCCTTTATCAAGGGAAAATATTTTTTCCATCTCAGCATCTGTTAACTCAAAATCAAAGATATTTAAGTTTTCTTGTTGATGAATTGGATCACCTGAACGAACTATGGGTACAATATCACGTTGGTGTAACCAGCGGATAATTACTTGCGGCGCAGATTTATTGTATTTTTTCCCAATTTCAATAATATCAGGATGTTGTTTGGCATCATTAATATCTCGACCGAGTGGACTCCAAGCTTCAGTGATGATGCCAAATTTTTCGTTGGCCTTTACGTTTTCCTTATTACTGAAGTAAGGGTGGATTTCAATTTGGTTTGTTGCCGGTACGACACCTGTTTCGTCGATAATTTTTTCTAGATGATGTTCTAAAAAGTTTGAAACACCGATTGTGAGAATCATTCCTAGCTTTTGTGCTTGAATGAGTGCTTTCCAAGCTTCGACATATTTTCCATCATCTGGATTTGGCCAATGAATCAAATACTTATCGAAATACTCTAAATCAGTACGAGCCAATTGTTCTTCAATTATCTTAAGTGCACTATCAAAGTCATGATATTTACCTGGAAGTTTGGAACTTATCAGCAACTCGTCTCGAGGAATTCCTGAGTTTTTAACAGCCTTTCCAACAATCCCTTCGTTATCATAGTTTGTCGACGTATCAATTAGTCGGTATCCAGATTGAATTGCATTTAGAATTTGCAAGGTTCCTTTGTTCCCCAATATTTCTACCGTTCCAAACCCAATAGCCGGAATTCGGTAGCCATCATTCAACATAACATCTGGTATTTCTACTAACATAGAATCTTCCTTTCAATTATATTGTTTACACTATTTACCTTATCACAAAATAAAACTGGACTCATGTAATATGAACATAATGAAGGTTATCTTTGTGCAAAGTGGTAATTATTGTACTTAAAGCTTAGATTTTGATAAATTAACAGTGAATTAAACAATGAAGGCCAACAAGGAGGAGAAGTACTAATGAAAAGCTTTGGTAAGATACTATTGTCATCAAGTGCTATGTTTCTTTTAGCAGCTTGTACCAATACAGCCACTGAAGAAACAGAAACTCCACAAGAAGATACCGCGGTTGTTACTTCAGTTGAGGAAACAGAAGATACAACCGAAATGGAAATTTTAGAAACCGTTTCAGTGACGATGATTGATAGTAATAGTAATGATTTAGGAATAGCTGTTTTCAGCGAGGAAGATGGAGAGGTAACCTTAAAGTTAGATCTTCAAGGAATGTCTCCTGGCGAATATGGGATGCATATTCACGAAGTTGGACAGGCTACACCACCAACGTTTGAAGATGCCGGCTCTCACTTTAATCCAACAAACGTTGAACATGGAACAGAATCAGAAACGGGTCCTCATATCGGCGACCTGCCCAATCTAGTAGTTCCCGAAAATGGTATTGTTCAAGAAAGTATTGTCATACCTAACACCAGTCTTCAAGAAAACGGTGAAAATACGCTGAATACAGAGCAAGGGACTTCACTTATCATTCATACTGAAGCTGATGATTATGAAAGTCAACCTAGCGGCGATGCTGGTGACCGAATGGTCGGTGGCGTAATCTTCCCAGGAAACGAAGAATAATTATTTTTAAAAGATGAATTGTAATATTAAGTGCAACACCTAGGTAAAATAAAAGAAACCCATGACGACCTCGTGTAGAATGGAGTTACCACACAACATTCGACTGGAGGACTCGCCATGAGCTACACTCATTTTACCATAGCCGAACGCTCAAAAATAGAAACGCTTCGTGATCTAGGTTTTTCGATCCGCCGGATCGCTCGAATCCTTGGTCGTGCCCCTTCTTCTGTTTCACGGGAACTGAACAGGAACCCATATTATCAGTGTGATCAGGCACAGGAACGCTATAAACAAAAGAAAGCGAACTGTGGAGCAAAATCAAAGTTGACTTCTGAAATCAAAGAAAAGGTTCAGGAAAAACTAACTCTTACCTGGTCTCCAGAACAAATTGTAGGCCGGCTATTTCAAGGGAAAATTTCTTTCAAAACAATCTATCGCTGGCTCTATTACGGTCTCTTACAAGTTCCATTGTCCGTTCTGAGACAAAAAGGCAAACGACAGAAACCAAAAGAAACCAGAGGAAGATTCAATATCGGAACCTCTATTTCAAAACGACCAAAAGACGTCAAGAAGCGAACGACCTTCGGTCACTGGGAGCTGGACACCGTCGTATCAGGACGCGGACAGGCAAAAGGTTGCGTTGCTACTTTCCTAGAGAGGAAAAGCCGCTGGTACCTCGCCATCAAAATACCCAACCGTTCCGCTTCCTCAATGGAAGGGGCTATACGAAAACTGACTACGCTTTTTCCTGAAACTGCCTTCCAAAGTTTTACGACAGACAGAGGAAAGGAATTCAGCTGTTATCCTGTCATTGAAGAAGACTTAAGCATCCCTGTTTATTTCGCAGATCCTTATTCTTCTTGGCAACGAGGAAGCAATGAAAACAGTAATGGACTCCTGAGGGAGTTCTTTCCGAAGAGAACCAACTTTGATCATGTGGAACAGGAAGAACTTCAAAAAGCTTTGTACCTGATTAATAATAGACCAAGAAAATGTCTTGGCTACCGAACGCCTCACGAGGTCTTTATGGAAGAGGTGTTGCACTTAATTTGACAAACTATCAAAAGATAAAATAATTAGTGTACATCGATAACAATAGAGCCTCACATTTAGGTTTATATTCTAAATGTGAGGCTCTATCTATTTTATAATGTTCAAAAATCTATGCTTATTTAAACTTTTTCAATTTCTCCTACACCAATAGGTAATGTTGTGTGGGGACCGTATCCTTTAACGGTTCCTTCAACAGTATCAGGAAGCTCAACCGATTCTGGCACACCGTGAATTAAAACTGTCCGTGTATCTAACTGTAAATCTTCTGAGCCAAATTTTTCTTTAAATTTCTTTTTAAGTTCACCAAGAGGAACCTCAAATTCATATTTCCAGTTCCCATTTTCGTCAGAATGCGGATAATTGTCATGAGGAATGTTTATGTCTTGTGGAGCATTATCGAACGGAACCATTGTTTGACCAGCTACAGCATATAGCTCTGGTAAATCAATGACCCCATCACCATTTGTATCTGCATCTTTTGTCGGGACACGTCCTTTTGTTCCATCAGGGAATCCATGAAAGTGACTCCAATGCATCATGTTAGGTGGCGTACCTGTCGCCTCGATTTTTATTTTTAACGTATCACCATCTTCAATAAGTTCAGCTTTTCCGGAAACAGAAGTTCCAATGACCGCTTCATTCAGTGGCATTATTTTTGCTGTATATCTCGTTGTCATAGTATACATCCTCCTAATATAGACTTAGCATCTCTCTACATCCTTATCTTAAACAATCCTTACTCAATATTCAAATAATTCGATTGGAATAGATAGTAAAAACAAGTAAGGGATTAGTCTCTTAGAATAGTAATGTTCATTTTTAAGGAAGGGACTTATCCACTCTTCTATACAATAAATACTCTTTTTGATTGCCTTCAGAATCAAATTCACGTTTTTCTTTTATATCATATAACCGCGAATCAATTTCTTCTTTAGGGTAAATACCAGGCTCTAAATCTAACAAAAACCCCATTTTGTAAGGTTCTCCGAAGAGGTAAGCAACAGCCTCTTGATCCTTTACAAATAAAATACGGGTCAAAGGACCTCTTAATACTTCATAAGTGTCTTTCCCTTGAAATTGCTCCAAAATTTCCATACTTATTCCCGATTCATCTGACAGATTGTCCAATGATTGGTATTCCCCAGCCACATGTACACGATCATATTCAAAAGGAAATAAGTCCGCTCCTGTTTGAGGTTCTTCGATTCCGGTGGCTAGTATTTCTTGTAAACCACGTGACTGCTTCTTATATGGCGTATTCCAATCGCTTACGAAAAAAACAATGAGTAACAACAGAACTGAAGCGATGATGAACCCAATT from Jeotgalibaca dankookensis harbors:
- a CDS encoding DUF2382 domain-containing protein, which codes for MNNKRVEGSYVRVEDAVDAVQRLRDKGYARSNIYVVANEAVRSAIPSYSMEAEVSSQSELRENTGNENERSMWEKIKDAFTLDENETDPRTQPNYDADRDPLYAYRDDIAQGNIIVLVDEDASVTGGVHTNTAAEGYRDTVDDTIQLKEEKLDVDKNKVQTGEVTIEKRVVEETETKNVPVSHDEVIIERRPVTDQEQVETTEPLLANDGTEELVIPVTEEQLDVKKRTEVVEEVAIKKEKVTENKQVTDTVAKEEIDIERDGHVIEDTDQNG
- a CDS encoding S66 family peptidase — protein: MIIPNRLQPGDTIRILSPSSNIARIGGVNENEAARKNLEELGYKVTFSKNIEAQDAIGSSSIKERLEDLHEAFANKEVKAILTSIGGFNSNELLPYIDYQLIKKNPKIICGYSDITALNNAITSKTGLVTYIGPHYSSFKMNDLQDYQTDSFLKACASGDAVTISSSTHYSDDLWFLPDRPRNLRMNTWKTYTGGKTKALSCGGNLNTFIRIQGTPFQHDMDQKLWFVESAEEHSYQDFASDLSSLLQVATNPKGLIVGRFPKETGMTEVLLLHILEKYPILKEIPVLYNVNFGHTQPIFTFPLGQEVQLDADKQILSF
- a CDS encoding helix-turn-helix domain-containing protein, giving the protein MKLDLLGILIFGGVLLIGLVAITTIIVTGIFLIKALIRYTKSKEVREEKGTFKKSLGEVLKQQREDCKMTQQFVAETIGVSRQAVSKWENGTSDPSTSNLISLAKLYKISVEEILHEVK
- a CDS encoding IS30 family transposase, producing MSYTHFTIAERSKIETLRDLGFSIRRIARILGRAPSSVSRELNRNPYYQCDQAQERYKQKKANCGAKSKLTSEIKEKVQEKLTLTWSPEQIVGRLFQGKISFKTIYRWLYYGLLQVPLSVLRQKGKRQKPKETRGRFNIGTSISKRPKDVKKRTTFGHWELDTVVSGRGQAKGCVATFLERKSRWYLAIKIPNRSASSMEGAIRKLTTLFPETAFQSFTTDRGKEFSCYPVIEEDLSIPVYFADPYSSWQRGSNENSNGLLREFFPKRTNFDHVEQEELQKALYLINNRPRKCLGYRTPHEVFMEEVLHLI
- a CDS encoding superoxide dismutase family protein yields the protein MKSFGKILLSSSAMFLLAACTNTATEETETPQEDTAVVTSVEETEDTTEMEILETVSVTMIDSNSNDLGIAVFSEEDGEVTLKLDLQGMSPGEYGMHIHEVGQATPPTFEDAGSHFNPTNVEHGTESETGPHIGDLPNLVVPENGIVQESIVIPNTSLQENGENTLNTEQGTSLIIHTEADDYESQPSGDAGDRMVGGVIFPGNEE
- a CDS encoding DUF378 domain-containing protein; amino-acid sequence: MKTLDNIVLTLLIVGGVNWLLVGLFEFDLVATIFGGQTAIGSKIVYVIVGICALYAIKFFTLINSRNYKE
- a CDS encoding HAD family hydrolase: MKLAIYDFDGTLCKEETIPFLIAFYRKNNYSYRKLGKFYLKMLGATAKYVSKIDASFDKEKYRETAAKNFMLLFEEMKEEEIINFFAASASELAKSFNPMVVASIEERKADDYHIVLCSGANTLLLNEVAQYISIDTIIGTKLHFLEDGTYDFNSELFVTTGKNKPIAVLDRFKDKNIDWQNSCAYGDSFYDYDILKLTGTPVAVNPDKGLREIAMENGWDILE
- a CDS encoding DUF4181 domain-containing protein: MENVFQTRHLLILIVGMLLLSFIFNSIMSKFLKVEKRKILSYDYVNKTHMKIDWVLRIVLVIILIIYLFYTFNDPYKDDFFWRTLPLKVSLLSIAIPELTRAFMEWKYAENRKAYVLTISQLIFDLILIGIILIIFYFFVFK
- a CDS encoding PPK2 family polyphosphate kinase, which produces MTINRHDFLASPEKKLSEYATAHPDAASYSTEEVKEALFEEVISTLRDQQTRLFAEAKSGIVVILQAMDAAGKDEAVTTVFSNLSVQGLRESEPGEPSDKELKRDYLWRHHETLPKRGEIAILNRSYYEEVLGSRVHGSYQNEPMPDKWKEGPVWKRRYRHLNEYERYLTENGFVVLKFYLNVNKNVQKKRLLERMNNPNRNWEFSFSDVDDRDKWEDFYHAYDEAIKETSTGYAPWYVIPADDPWFTRLVIAEIFSQTLSELNPKLPVLSGEEATKLEEYKEKLKKQ
- a CDS encoding aldo/keto reductase, yielding MLVEIPDVMLNDGYRIPAIGFGTVEILGNKGTLQILNAIQSGYRLIDTSTNYDNEGIVGKAVKNSGIPRDELLISSKLPGKYHDFDSALKIIEEQLARTDLEYFDKYLIHWPNPDDGKYVEAWKALIQAQKLGMILTIGVSNFLEHHLEKIIDETGVVPATNQIEIHPYFSNKENVKANEKFGIITEAWSPLGRDINDAKQHPDIIEIGKKYNKSAPQVIIRWLHQRDIVPIVRSGDPIHQQENLNIFDFELTDAEMEKIFSLDKGEEGRVEGQHPDEYHEYD